One genomic region from Cucumis melo cultivar AY chromosome 9, USDA_Cmelo_AY_1.0, whole genome shotgun sequence encodes:
- the LOC103504549 gene encoding pectinesterase produces MKFLYCFLLFSLLVIIHGRSFNNFMSCSQTPYPDLCFHYINPNDNIPTADIDETYLNTRFRNSAVQATLNQARKVHDHLRSIMDLGSFDDDNRNKVALIDCLEFYEDSIAKLNRSAFSSTIVNSIDHLTMLSASLANHQTCLDGFRDFDNSNNFFLPIQIMSNFSKLVSNSLAITKAAVAPASSSSTSCGQPLLDGLCPEWVYDDDKTLLRDMVGKGADMVVAQDGSGDFRTISEAVAAAEEARKGSGSERFVIYVKGGIYKENVVIKKSMKNVMMIGDGMDRTIITAMKNVQDGSTTFQSATFAVAGEGFIAKDMTFENTAGPEKHQAVALRSNADRSIFYRCSFKGYQDTLYAHSNRQFYRECHIYGTVDFIFGDGAVVFQNCNIFVRKPMMNQKNTITAQGRSDPNENTGFVIHNSVIKAAPDLKPVQGLYGTYLGRPWKAYSRTVIMKSYLDGLIEPAGWLPWAGDFGLRTIYYGEFMNIGGGANTKGRVRWPGYHVMTSATEAEGFTVESFLGGRGWIPTTGVPFVNGV; encoded by the exons ATGAAATTCTTGTAttgttttcttctcttttcattACTAGTCATCATCCATGGCAGAAGCTTCAATAATTTCATGTCTTGCTCCCAAACCCCATATCCAGACCTCTGCTTTCATTACATAAACCCAAACGACAACATACCAACTGCCGATATTGATGAAACCTATCTAAACACCCGTTTTCGAAACTCAGCTGTTCAAGCCACTTTGAACCAAGCCAGGAAGGTACACGACCATCTTCGCTCTATCATGGATCTTGGTTCATTTGATGATGACAATAGAAATAAAGTCGCTTTAATCGACTGTTTGGAATTCTATGAGGACTCGATTGCAAAGCTCAATCGTTCGGCGTTCAGTTCCACGATTGTTAACTCGATCGACCATTTGACGATGCTAAGTGCTTCATTAGCAAACCATCAAACATGTCTAGACGGATTTCGAGATTTcgataattcaaataatttctTTCTTCCAATTCAAATTATGAGTAACTTCTCAAAATTGGTTAGCAATTCTCTTGCCATCACGAAGGCTGCGGTGGCACCCGCCAGTAGTTCCTCCACCTCCTGTGGCCAGCCGTTACTAGATGGCTTGTGTCCCGAGTGGGTTTACGATGATGATAAGACGCTTCTCCGGGATATGGTCGGAAAGGGCGCGGATATGGTGGTGGCCCAAGATGGAAGTGGTGATTTTAGGACGATATCGGAGGCAGTGGCCGCGGCGGAGGAGGCGAGGAAGGGAAGTGGAAGTGAAAGGTTTGTTATATATGTTAAAGGTGGGATTTACAAAGAGAATGTTGTGATTAAGAAGAGCATGAAGAATGTAATGATGATTGGAGATGGAATGGATAGAACGATCATCACAGCCATGAAGAACGTACAAGATGGATCAACAACTTTCCAATCAGCCACTTTTG CGGTGGCCGGCGAAGGATTCATCGCGAAAGATATGACATTCGAGAACACAGCGGGACCGGAGAAACACCAAGCCGTGGCACTCCGTTCTAATGCCGATCGCTCAATTTTTTACCGATGCAGCTTTAAGGGCTACCAAGACACTCTATACGCCCACTCAAACCGCCAATTTTACCGTGAATGTCACATTTATGGAACCGTCGACTTCATTTTCGGCGACGGCGCCGTGGTTTTTCAAAACTGCAACATCTTCGTGAGAAAGCCGATGATGAACCAAAAAAACACCATCACGGCCCAGGGGAGATCCGACCCGAATGAGAATACCGGGTTCGTGATCCACAATTCGGTCATCAAAGCGGCGCCGGATTTGAAGCCGGTACAAGGTTTGTACGGAACTTATTTGGGGCGGCCATGGAAAGCATATTCGAGGACGGTGATAATGAAGAGTTATTTGGACGGTTTGATTGAACCGGCCGGGTGGCTCCCTTGGGCCGGAGATTTCGGTCTAAGGACGATTTATTATGGGGAGTTTATGAACATTGGTGGTGGGGCTAATACAAAAGGGAGGGTGCGGTGGCCGGGATACCATGTGATGACGAGTGCGACGGAGGCAGAGGGGTTTACAGTGGAGAGTTTCTTGGGAGGAAGAGGTTGGATTCCTACCACCGGAGTGCCATTTGTAAATGGGGTATGA